A window of Streptomyces sp. DG1A-41 contains these coding sequences:
- a CDS encoding Ku protein, translating into MAVRSGAGARLSARTSSHPLPGARAQLPSWPGGARGSSGGSSCPGTSGAARSASVGHRSYLRGQRYEDHSIRFHQYHLADMGRVRVRKYCEIEDREVDQGEIGKGYQVTKEQVIPISDEELRELPLPTAKAIEIVAFVPLESVDPLKIGEGCYLAPSGQVAAKPYKLLRMALDRSSKVAVAKYAWSGRERLGLLRGREDVIVLHAMRWPDEIRSPEELLPPSLELTDEEIDGALALMDTMTGEDLEGEEFQDTYTEALAQINEAKREHREPP; encoded by the coding sequence ATGGCGGTCCGCTCAGGCGCCGGCGCCCGTCTGTCGGCCCGGACCAGCAGCCATCCGCTTCCTGGTGCACGTGCACAGTTGCCCTCATGGCCTGGTGGTGCTCGGGGTAGCAGCGGAGGTTCGTCATGCCCCGGAACATCTGGAGCGGCGCGATCAGCTTCGGTTGGGCACCGCTCCTATCTCCGTGGCCAGCGCTACGAGGACCATTCGATCAGGTTCCACCAGTACCACCTGGCGGACATGGGCCGGGTGCGGGTGCGCAAGTACTGCGAGATCGAGGACCGCGAGGTCGACCAGGGCGAGATCGGCAAGGGCTACCAGGTGACCAAGGAGCAGGTCATCCCGATCAGTGATGAGGAGCTGCGGGAGCTGCCGCTGCCGACGGCGAAGGCGATCGAGATCGTCGCGTTCGTGCCGCTGGAGTCCGTCGATCCCCTGAAGATCGGCGAGGGCTGCTACCTGGCGCCCAGCGGGCAGGTCGCCGCGAAGCCGTACAAGCTGCTGCGCATGGCGCTCGACCGGAGCAGCAAGGTGGCCGTCGCGAAGTACGCCTGGAGCGGCAGGGAGAGGTTGGGCCTGCTGCGGGGCCGCGAGGACGTCATTGTTCTGCATGCGATGCGCTGGCCGGACGAGATCAGGTCGCCGGAGGAACTGCTGCCGCCGTCCCTCGAGCTGACCGACGAGGAGATCGACGGCGCGCTCGCGCTCATGGACACCATGACCGGCGAAGATCTCGAAGGTGAGGAGTTCCAGGACACCTACACCGAGGCCCTCGCCCAGATCAACGAGGCCAAGCGGGAGCATCGCGAGCCGCCGTAG
- a CDS encoding DUF6233 domain-containing protein yields the protein MNDSGVASRLALLRFLERVQEGDLARTRKWIADEERREAERRVGEARRPPAPEWLIERGLERNNIVAVHTGECWDPGKRARPATRAQAVEALRHQVPACSKCRPDTALGIEV from the coding sequence ATGAACGATTCAGGGGTGGCGTCGCGACTCGCGCTGCTCCGTTTCCTGGAGCGCGTGCAGGAGGGCGACCTGGCCCGCACCCGCAAATGGATCGCCGACGAAGAACGTCGCGAGGCTGAGCGGCGCGTCGGCGAAGCGCGGCGCCCGCCTGCGCCCGAGTGGCTGATCGAGCGCGGCCTGGAGCGCAACAACATCGTCGCCGTACACACCGGTGAGTGCTGGGACCCGGGCAAGCGGGCGAGGCCGGCGACCAGGGCGCAGGCGGTCGAGGCACTACGCCATCAAGTGCCGGCGTGCTCGAAGTGCAGGCCGGACACGGCGCTCGGCATCGAGGTCTAG
- a CDS encoding VOC family protein — protein sequence MGQAGLGAERPGGAAAALRAAGAGTEAGTRPDGAGPRVLAGPAGNEFCVLGCG from the coding sequence GTGGGCCAGGCGGGCCTGGGCGCCGAACGCCCCGGGGGTGCTGCGGCTGCCCTCCGGGCGGCTGGTGCGGGGACTGAGGCGGGGACTCGACCCGACGGCGCCGGTCCCCGCGTCCTGGCCGGCCCGGCGGGCAACGAGTTCTGCGTCCTCGGCTGTGGCTGA
- a CDS encoding IlvD/Edd family dehydratase, whose protein sequence is MTTGTPRPPLRSRSWFGDGGKNGFIARHHLRAMGRGGHNFDGLPVIGICNSFSELTPCNGHLRPIAEAVKRGVLQAGGFPLEFPAMSLGEPFLRPTSMLYRNLAAMEIEEQIRANPLDAVVLLTGCDKTTPAALMGAASAGVPAIVFTGGPMLNGRFRGRAVGSGTDIWRMTEELRAGTVTQEEFTEFESSLNRSAGHCMTMGTASTMACLAEALGMMLPGASGLPAVDARRGTLAEETGMRAVELAGSELTPARIMTRAAFENAVRINAAIGGSTNAVVHLLAVAGRLGVPLTLDDFDRLGAELPLLVDLMPSGRFLMEEFAYAGGLPALIDSVRDHLDPGAVTVTGRTLLDNCAGARVHDPAVIRPLTDPVLPAGTGTAVVRGNLAPDGAVIKQSAAEPRLLRHTGPALVFDALEDYLAVAEDPDLDITADTVLIVRNTGPKGYPGMPEVGNLPLPKKLLDAGVRDMVRVSDARMSGTAFGACVLHVAPEAAVGGPLALVRTGDPVRLDVPARTLDVLVGEEELARRRAAWRPPAPVAGRGWTRLYTEHVTQADTGADLDFLVGSTDSTPPRQAF, encoded by the coding sequence TTGACGACCGGAACCCCACGCCCGCCGCTGCGCAGCAGGAGCTGGTTCGGCGACGGCGGCAAGAACGGCTTCATCGCCCGGCACCATCTGCGCGCCATGGGCCGGGGCGGCCACAACTTCGACGGCCTGCCCGTGATCGGCATCTGCAACAGCTTCTCCGAACTCACGCCCTGCAACGGGCACTTGCGGCCGATCGCGGAGGCCGTCAAGCGGGGCGTGCTGCAGGCCGGCGGTTTCCCCTTGGAGTTCCCGGCGATGTCCCTGGGCGAGCCGTTCCTGCGGCCGACGTCCATGCTCTACCGCAACCTCGCCGCCATGGAGATCGAGGAGCAGATCCGCGCCAACCCGCTGGACGCGGTCGTCCTGCTCACCGGCTGCGACAAGACCACGCCCGCCGCGCTGATGGGCGCGGCCAGCGCCGGGGTGCCGGCGATCGTGTTCACCGGCGGGCCGATGCTCAACGGCCGGTTCCGGGGGCGGGCGGTGGGCTCCGGCACGGACATCTGGCGGATGACGGAGGAGCTGCGCGCGGGCACGGTGACGCAGGAGGAGTTCACCGAGTTCGAGAGCTCGCTGAACCGGTCGGCCGGCCACTGCATGACCATGGGGACCGCCTCGACCATGGCCTGCCTGGCCGAGGCCCTCGGCATGATGCTGCCCGGCGCCTCCGGGCTGCCCGCCGTGGACGCCCGGCGCGGCACGCTCGCCGAGGAGACCGGCATGCGCGCGGTGGAGCTGGCCGGCTCCGAGCTGACACCGGCCCGGATCATGACCCGGGCCGCCTTCGAGAACGCCGTGCGGATCAACGCGGCGATCGGCGGCTCCACCAACGCCGTGGTGCATCTGCTGGCGGTCGCCGGCCGGCTCGGCGTGCCGCTGACGCTGGACGACTTCGACCGGCTCGGCGCCGAACTGCCGCTGCTGGTCGACCTGATGCCGTCCGGCCGGTTCCTGATGGAGGAGTTCGCCTACGCCGGCGGCCTGCCCGCGCTGATCGACAGCGTGCGCGACCACCTCGACCCCGGCGCGGTGACCGTCACCGGCCGCACGCTGCTCGACAACTGCGCCGGCGCCCGCGTGCACGACCCGGCCGTCATCCGGCCGCTCACCGACCCGGTCCTCCCGGCGGGCACCGGCACCGCCGTCGTCCGCGGCAACCTGGCGCCCGACGGCGCGGTGATCAAACAGTCCGCGGCCGAGCCGCGCCTGCTGCGCCACACGGGCCCGGCGCTGGTCTTCGACGCGCTGGAGGACTACCTGGCCGTCGCCGAGGACCCGGACCTCGACATCACCGCGGACACCGTGCTGATCGTGCGCAACACCGGCCCGAAGGGGTATCCGGGCATGCCGGAGGTGGGCAACCTGCCGCTTCCGAAGAAGCTGCTGGACGCTGGCGTACGCGACATGGTGCGCGTGTCGGACGCCCGGATGTCCGGTACGGCGTTCGGCGCCTGCGTGCTGCACGTGGCGCCGGAGGCCGCGGTCGGCGGCCCGCTGGCGCTGGTGCGCACCGGCGACCCGGTGCGCCTCGACGTGCCGGCGCGGACGCTGGACGTGCTGGTCGGCGAGGAGGAACTGGCGCGGCGCCGGGCGGCCTGGCGACCGCCCGCCCCGGTCGCCGGGCGCGGCTGGACGCGGCTGTACACCGAGCACGTCACCCAGGCGGACACCGGCGCCGATCTGGATTTCCTGGTGGGTTCGACGGATTCGACACCGCCGCGGCAGGCGTTCTGA
- a CDS encoding FCD domain-containing protein, protein MKAKGRTAVELQGLHGQVVDRIGASLADDERRAGRVLRLEDVQAEYGVSRTVAREAIRVLESKRVVHSRPRVGITVRPLPEWNLYDPQVIRWRLATSQRREQLRELAELRAAVEPAAASLGALRSDGALRERLLGHARDMADAAGEGDLKRFIAADAAFHRTLLASSANAMFAQLADVTEELLVARGELALMPDRVDDASVRRHVDAARAVADGDPAGAAACVRVILDRSRGEVEGLLDGGDPSTGGPGGCAFGE, encoded by the coding sequence ATGAAGGCGAAGGGCAGGACAGCGGTGGAACTGCAGGGGCTGCACGGGCAGGTCGTCGACCGCATCGGCGCGTCCCTCGCCGACGACGAGCGGCGCGCGGGGCGGGTGCTGCGGCTGGAGGACGTCCAGGCCGAGTACGGCGTCTCGCGCACCGTCGCGCGGGAGGCCATACGGGTGCTGGAGTCCAAGCGGGTCGTGCACAGCCGCCCCCGCGTGGGCATCACCGTCCGCCCGCTGCCGGAGTGGAACCTGTACGACCCCCAGGTCATCCGGTGGCGGCTGGCCACCTCGCAGCGGCGGGAGCAGTTGCGGGAACTGGCGGAGCTGCGGGCGGCGGTGGAGCCGGCCGCCGCGTCCCTGGGTGCCCTGCGCAGCGACGGCGCGCTGCGCGAGCGACTGCTCGGGCACGCGCGGGACATGGCCGACGCTGCCGGGGAGGGTGACCTCAAGCGGTTCATCGCCGCCGACGCCGCCTTCCACCGGACGCTGCTGGCCAGTTCGGCCAACGCGATGTTCGCCCAGCTCGCCGACGTGACGGAGGAACTGCTCGTCGCCCGGGGCGAGCTGGCGCTGATGCCGGACCGGGTGGACGACGCGTCGGTGCGCCGGCACGTGGACGCGGCGCGCGCCGTCGCCGACGGCGATCCGGCGGGCGCCGCCGCGTGCGTGCGAGTGATCCTCGACCGGTCCCGGGGGGAAGTGGAAGGGCTCCTCGACGGCGGTGATCCGTCGACCGGGGGTCCCGGGGGCTGCGCCTTCGGCGAGTGA
- a CDS encoding radical SAM protein, with protein MPLKVLLANAPNPTANGNASNYACYPHIGIIQLATAIRDAFRDQVEVCVVDGGISNTVEVQKKVRDFGPDLVGVSALTPTYSEALKIADTAKRIGAKVVLGDDHAGFFPELILVNRPAIDYIVANDVGETPFVELVGALLSGTPLTGVSSLVHRQGETVVSNPAPRYALAERNTIPDLAFIRDELDVYARNYREQFGHLHDHTVIPITVNNARGCENGYKRCTYCSIADLTVNTGEPGGFWKAVDIYNREFGINLFFEVYDSFTASPRYVDALIDATPPHLRRRIDNGELEIMVYARALGLTKRNNVDKCRRLGVTRANIGLDAADPEMLEAQRKNKTTDATNLEAIRLLNKAGISVHASYIAGAPGERPRTLDRTIEGIRQMLGEVELSSVEFSRFIPLPNSPAWDLLVDYEQPSFFKTSAEIDAYLAELDIVITPEKRSELYKRFGEQDLLDIDELAAAWAENFTHISEDYALQRIADVDQLVMSHNVRTGNNVG; from the coding sequence ATGCCGCTCAAGGTGCTGCTCGCGAATGCCCCGAACCCCACCGCGAACGGAAACGCGTCCAACTACGCCTGCTATCCACATATCGGCATCATCCAGCTGGCCACGGCGATACGCGACGCCTTCCGCGACCAGGTGGAAGTGTGTGTGGTCGACGGAGGCATCAGTAACACCGTCGAAGTGCAGAAAAAAGTGCGGGACTTCGGGCCGGACCTCGTCGGAGTGAGCGCCCTGACACCCACCTACAGCGAGGCCCTCAAGATCGCCGACACCGCGAAGCGGATCGGCGCCAAGGTGGTTCTCGGCGACGACCACGCTGGCTTCTTCCCCGAGCTCATCCTGGTAAACCGGCCCGCCATCGACTACATCGTCGCCAACGACGTGGGCGAGACGCCTTTCGTGGAGCTGGTGGGCGCGCTACTGTCCGGCACCCCGCTGACGGGCGTCTCCTCGCTCGTCCACCGTCAGGGTGAAACGGTCGTCTCCAACCCGGCGCCCCGATACGCGCTCGCCGAGCGCAACACGATTCCGGATCTGGCATTCATACGCGACGAACTCGACGTGTACGCCCGGAACTACCGGGAGCAGTTCGGACATCTGCATGACCACACGGTCATACCCATCACCGTGAACAACGCCCGCGGCTGCGAGAACGGATACAAGCGCTGCACCTATTGCAGCATTGCCGATCTCACAGTCAACACGGGCGAACCGGGCGGATTCTGGAAGGCGGTGGACATCTACAACCGAGAATTCGGTATCAACCTCTTCTTCGAGGTGTACGACAGCTTCACCGCCAGCCCACGCTATGTCGACGCCCTCATCGACGCCACACCCCCGCACCTCCGTCGCCGCATCGACAACGGTGAGCTGGAGATCATGGTGTACGCGCGAGCGCTGGGTCTGACCAAACGCAACAACGTGGACAAGTGCCGCCGCCTCGGCGTGACCCGGGCGAACATCGGGCTCGACGCCGCCGACCCCGAGATGCTGGAGGCGCAGCGGAAGAACAAGACCACCGACGCGACGAACCTGGAGGCGATCCGACTGCTCAACAAGGCAGGGATCTCCGTGCACGCCTCATACATCGCGGGGGCACCGGGCGAACGTCCGCGGACGCTGGACCGGACGATCGAGGGCATTCGGCAAATGTTGGGCGAGGTCGAGCTGTCGTCCGTCGAGTTCTCCCGGTTCATCCCCCTGCCCAACAGTCCGGCGTGGGACCTGCTCGTCGACTACGAGCAGCCGTCGTTCTTCAAGACCAGCGCGGAGATCGACGCGTACCTGGCCGAACTCGACATCGTCATCACCCCCGAGAAGCGATCGGAGCTCTACAAGAGGTTCGGCGAGCAGGACCTGCTCGACATCGACGAACTCGCGGCCGCATGGGCCGAGAACTTCACCCACATCTCCGAGGACTACGCTCTTCAACGGATCGCGGATGTCGATCAGTTGGTCATGTCGCACAACGTACGCACCGGCAACAACGTCGGCTAG
- the leuE gene encoding leucine efflux protein LeuE: MLGVSNLSTYALGTLLIILLPGPSSLYTLSVAARRGVRTGYRAAAGVFIGEALLMLLTAAGLSSLLRANELVFSLIKYAGAGYLAWIAVGMIRGAWEMWRTRKVEAPEEGPEGAQDGERPFRRSLLITLLNPKAILFFISFFVQFVDPSYPHPALSFGLLALIYQVISISYVTLLILGGTYLSAQFRRRRRLSAGLTSGAGALFLGFAAKLATTGN, from the coding sequence ATGCTGGGAGTGTCCAACCTTTCCACCTACGCCCTGGGGACGCTCCTCATTATTCTGCTGCCGGGGCCCAGTTCCCTCTACACGCTGTCCGTGGCGGCGCGGCGCGGTGTGCGGACCGGGTACCGGGCCGCGGCGGGGGTGTTCATCGGCGAGGCCCTGCTGATGCTGCTCACCGCCGCGGGGCTCTCTTCGCTGCTGCGTGCCAACGAACTCGTTTTCTCCCTCATCAAGTACGCGGGGGCCGGTTATCTGGCCTGGATCGCGGTCGGGATGATCCGCGGGGCATGGGAGATGTGGCGCACCCGCAAGGTGGAAGCACCGGAGGAGGGGCCGGAGGGCGCCCAGGACGGCGAGCGGCCGTTCCGTCGGTCGCTGCTGATCACTCTGCTCAACCCGAAGGCGATCCTGTTCTTCATTTCCTTCTTCGTGCAGTTCGTCGACCCGTCCTATCCGCACCCGGCGCTGTCCTTCGGACTGCTCGCGCTGATCTACCAGGTGATCAGCATCAGCTACGTGACTCTGCTGATCCTCGGCGGCACGTACCTCTCGGCCCAGTTCCGCCGTCGGCGGCGACTGTCGGCGGGGCTGACCAGCGGAGCCGGCGCCCTCTTCCTCGGGTTCGCGGCAAAGCTCGCCACTACGGGCAACTGA
- a CDS encoding bifunctional 4-hydroxy-2-oxoglutarate aldolase/2-dehydro-3-deoxy-phosphogluconate aldolase, whose amino-acid sequence MYRWEIVRAVTAQRVFGIVRSGSAEEAATGARAVLDAGLRAVEVALTTPGALTALARVRADRPEALLGAGTVLDGAAARAAVEAGARFLVSPSLHPEVIRTGHRYGVPVFPGVSTPTEMVRALEEGADALKLFPASAVGPSWLSDIRAALPQAPVIPTGGVTIEDAPEWIAAGAVACGMGSALTSGGAAAAGERVAALLDRLARAR is encoded by the coding sequence ATGTACCGATGGGAGATCGTGCGGGCCGTCACCGCCCAGCGCGTGTTCGGCATCGTGCGCAGCGGGTCCGCGGAGGAGGCCGCCACGGGGGCCCGGGCGGTGCTCGACGCCGGACTGCGCGCCGTGGAGGTCGCCCTCACCACCCCGGGGGCGCTGACGGCCCTCGCCCGGGTGCGCGCCGACCGCCCCGAGGCGCTGCTCGGCGCCGGGACGGTGCTGGACGGGGCCGCCGCCCGCGCGGCCGTCGAGGCGGGGGCGCGGTTCCTGGTGTCGCCCAGCCTGCACCCGGAGGTGATCCGCACCGGGCACCGCTACGGCGTGCCGGTGTTCCCCGGGGTGAGCACCCCCACCGAGATGGTGCGGGCGCTGGAGGAGGGCGCCGACGCGCTGAAGCTCTTCCCGGCGTCCGCGGTCGGCCCGTCGTGGCTGTCCGACATACGGGCCGCGCTGCCCCAGGCCCCCGTGATCCCCACCGGGGGTGTGACAATCGAGGACGCACCGGAGTGGATCGCGGCCGGGGCCGTCGCCTGCGGCATGGGCTCGGCGCTCACCTCGGGAGGGGCCGCGGCGGCAGGCGAACGGGTCGCCGCGCTGCTGGACCGGCTCGCCCGCGCGCGCTGA
- a CDS encoding sugar kinase, with product MTDTTVNAMAPEVVLCGEAMLLMVAEPGVPLERAVAFRRSVAGAESNVAAGLARLGHRARWIGRVGDDPAGRAVLAQLRADGVDVAYAEVDPGAPTGLLLRDSHPVRAIDVQYHRAGSAASRLTPQALRPEMVAGARLVHVSGITAMLSESALRATVRLMELARAAGAAVCVDPNVRLRLAPAERWRAVVGPLLHRADLVLAGEDELEVLDTGGGDPGRAVRRLLASGVSGVVVKHRDKSATFTTADGTWGPQPAYPVPLVDPVGAGDAFAAGFLSGRLRGIPPARALAEGAAVAALAVQCVTDVDGLPDRTGLDRALAGFEGDRETVHR from the coding sequence ATGACCGACACGACAGTGAACGCAATGGCCCCCGAGGTGGTCCTGTGCGGGGAGGCGATGCTGCTCATGGTCGCCGAGCCGGGCGTGCCGCTGGAGCGGGCCGTGGCCTTCCGCCGGTCCGTCGCCGGCGCGGAGAGCAACGTGGCGGCCGGGCTCGCCCGGCTGGGGCACCGGGCCCGCTGGATCGGCCGCGTGGGCGACGACCCGGCGGGGCGCGCCGTGCTGGCCCAGTTGCGCGCGGACGGCGTCGACGTGGCGTACGCGGAGGTCGACCCCGGGGCGCCGACCGGGCTGCTGTTGCGGGACAGCCACCCCGTCCGCGCGATCGACGTGCAGTACCACCGCGCCGGGTCGGCGGCCTCGCGGCTGACGCCTCAGGCGCTGCGTCCCGAGATGGTGGCGGGCGCGCGCCTGGTGCACGTCAGCGGCATCACGGCGATGCTCTCCGAGAGCGCGCTGCGGGCCACCGTACGGCTCATGGAACTGGCCCGCGCGGCGGGCGCCGCGGTGTGCGTCGACCCCAACGTGCGCCTGCGGCTGGCGCCCGCCGAGCGCTGGCGGGCCGTGGTCGGACCGCTGCTGCACCGCGCCGACCTGGTGCTGGCCGGGGAGGACGAGCTGGAGGTGCTCGACACCGGCGGCGGCGACCCCGGCCGGGCGGTGCGACGGCTTCTGGCCTCGGGCGTGAGCGGCGTCGTCGTCAAGCACCGCGACAAGTCGGCCACGTTCACCACTGCGGACGGGACGTGGGGGCCCCAACCGGCCTACCCCGTGCCCCTGGTGGACCCGGTGGGTGCCGGGGACGCGTTCGCAGCGGGCTTCCTGTCCGGGCGGCTGCGCGGGATCCCGCCCGCGCGGGCGCTGGCCGAGGGTGCCGCCGTGGCGGCCCTGGCGGTGCAGTGCGTGACCGACGTGGACGGGCTGCCCGACCGGACGGGCCTCGACCGTGCCCTCGCGGGGTTCGAGGGCGACCGGGAGACGGTCCACCGCTGA
- a CDS encoding MFS transporter has translation MEATTMKAVTWRLMPFLVLLYLVAYVDRSNVGFAKLTLQEELGLSHTAFTLGQVAFFVAYACCEVPSNVWLERFGARRWFTRIMLGWGLVTVLTALVSTSWQFYLARFLLGAAEAGFYPGVLYYLTKWYPYRYRARVIGWFMLSQPLAFLLGNPVMGALDDLDGTLGLAGWQWIFVATGAPAVLLAFVTLRFLPDGPGEVRWLDEGQRGWLAAELAEEARRSGGGHGSPLAALRDRRVVLLALFYLCFPLGAYGLSFWLPTIVDDFGGLTGTQTGLVTAVPYVFVALGLYVVPKLADRTGGRYPWIAGTAATGAAGLAASVLVDDPVLRMAFLSVAALGIYSGQPVLWSLPSRFLTGVQAASGIALINAVGNLGGGFGPMGIGVVVDRTGSAAAGLWVLVAAMAVAAVATYGVKRVLSRPAPHPHPAADTTGRATARG, from the coding sequence ATGGAGGCCACGACGATGAAGGCGGTGACGTGGCGGCTGATGCCGTTCCTCGTCCTGCTGTACCTCGTCGCCTACGTCGACCGCTCGAACGTCGGCTTCGCCAAGCTGACGCTGCAGGAGGAACTGGGCCTGTCGCACACGGCGTTCACCCTCGGGCAGGTGGCGTTCTTCGTCGCGTACGCCTGCTGCGAGGTGCCCAGCAACGTCTGGCTGGAGCGCTTCGGCGCCCGCCGCTGGTTCACCAGGATCATGTTGGGCTGGGGACTGGTCACGGTGCTGACCGCCCTGGTCTCCACGTCCTGGCAGTTCTACCTGGCGCGGTTCCTGCTGGGCGCCGCCGAGGCGGGCTTCTACCCGGGCGTCCTGTACTACCTCACCAAGTGGTACCCGTACCGCTACCGGGCGCGCGTCATCGGCTGGTTCATGCTGTCCCAGCCCCTCGCCTTCCTGCTCGGCAACCCCGTCATGGGCGCCCTGGACGACCTGGACGGCACGCTCGGCCTCGCGGGCTGGCAGTGGATCTTCGTCGCGACCGGCGCGCCCGCCGTGCTGCTCGCCTTCGTCACCCTGCGGTTCCTGCCCGACGGCCCCGGCGAGGTGCGCTGGCTGGACGAGGGGCAGCGCGGCTGGCTGGCGGCTGAACTGGCCGAGGAGGCACGGCGGTCCGGCGGCGGCCACGGCAGCCCCCTGGCCGCGCTGCGGGACCGCCGGGTGGTCCTCCTCGCGCTGTTCTACCTCTGCTTCCCGCTCGGTGCCTACGGGCTGAGCTTCTGGCTGCCCACCATCGTCGACGACTTCGGCGGCCTCACCGGCACCCAGACCGGTCTCGTCACCGCCGTCCCGTACGTCTTCGTCGCCCTGGGCCTCTACGTCGTGCCGAAGCTCGCCGACCGTACCGGCGGCCGGTACCCGTGGATCGCCGGGACCGCGGCGACCGGGGCGGCAGGACTCGCGGCCAGCGTCCTGGTGGACGACCCCGTCCTGCGGATGGCCTTCCTCAGTGTCGCGGCGCTGGGCATCTACTCCGGCCAGCCGGTGCTGTGGTCCCTGCCGTCCCGGTTCCTCACCGGCGTCCAGGCCGCGTCGGGCATCGCCCTGATCAACGCGGTGGGCAACCTCGGCGGCGGCTTCGGCCCGATGGGTATCGGCGTGGTCGTGGACCGCACCGGCTCCGCCGCGGCCGGCCTGTGGGTCCTGGTCGCCGCGATGGCCGTGGCCGCGGTGGCGACCTACGGCGTCAAACGCGTCCTGTCCCGCCCCGCGCCGCACCCGCACCCGGCGGCCGACACCACCGGACGGGCGACGGCACGCGGCTGA